One stretch of Gavia stellata isolate bGavSte3 chromosome 25, bGavSte3.hap2, whole genome shotgun sequence DNA includes these proteins:
- the HSD3B7 gene encoding 3 beta-hydroxysteroid dehydrogenase type 7, producing the protein MGKACVYLVTGGCGFIGEKIVELLSQQDYIKEVRVFDSVAREAVEKFTTATTHVTVMKGDIRDYNLLLAAMRGVHVVIHTAAIVDYRNTVPFWEMRAVNVGGTENVLKACCVLNIPYVVYTSSIAAVGPNTLHEPMFRGNEDTKYSGEVELPYGKTKAMAEKLVFEANGKKLSNGGKLTTCIIRPNTVYGEKATFLQELYLLAKARNGVLNYLEPENTERNYTYVGNVAWMHVLAARNLQLKPDLLAGQVYYSYDDTPTRKCFLMRHELLSSVDPSVRLGSHIPYWKMWLMIQLHRVIKVLLYPFWKPQPFLNFPLLNTIVTTFSYETDKASRHFGYQPLFTWKESKHKTAQWLKAATGNLGPPELHEKEN; encoded by the exons atgGGTAAAGCCTGCGTCTACCTGGTGACAGGAGGATGTGGTTTTATTGGGGAGAAGATCGTAGAGCTCCTGTCTCAACAAGACTACATCAAAGAAGTCAGAGTTTTTGATTCAGTAGCAAGAGAAGCAGTAGAAAAATTCACCACAG ctACCACTCATGTGACAGTGATGAAAGGAGACATTCGAGACTACAATCTGCTCCTTGCTGCCATGCGGGGAGTTCACGTGGTTATTCACACAGCTGCTATTGTGGACTACAGAAACACTGTGCCCTTTTGGGAAATGAGAGCTGTCAACGTTGGGG GTACTGAAAACGTGTTAAAGGCCTGCTGTGTCCTGAACATCCCGTACGTTGTCTACACAAGCTCCATTGCTGCGGTGGGACCCAATACATTGCATGAGCCCATGTTCAG AGGAAATGAGGACACCAAATACAGTGGGGAAGTGGAGCTGCCTTACGGGAAGACAAAGGCCATGGCAGAAAAACTTGTATTTGAAGCCAACGGAAAAAAG CTCAGCAACGGTGGTAAACTCACAACCTGCATCATCCGTCCAAACACAGTGTATGGGGAAAAGGCAACATTCCTTCAAGAGCTGTATTTGCTTGCCAAAGCCAGGAACGGTGTCTTGAACTACCTAGAGCCTGAAAACACGGAACGTAATTACACATACGTGG GGAATGTTGCATGGATGCATGTTCTTGCAGCGAGGAACTTGCAGCTGAAACCAGACTTACTCGCAGGACAAGTGTACTATTCCTATGATGACACTCcaacaagaaaatgttttctgatgaGGCATGAGCTGTTGTCCTCTGTGGACCCCTCAGTGAGACTGGGCTCACACATCCCTTACTGGAAGATGTGGTTAATGATACAATTGCACAGGGTAATCAAGGTCCTCTTGTACCCTTTCTGGAAGCCACAGCCTTTCCTAAATTTCCCTTTGCTGAACACGATAGTCACCACCTTCTCCTATGAGACAGACAAAGCCTCCAGGCATTTTGGGTACCAACCTCTCTTCACCTGGAAGGAGAGCAAGCACAAAACTGCCCAGTGGTTGAAAGCAGCCACAGGGAACCTGGGACCCCCCGAGCTTCATGAAAAGGAGAACTAA